The following coding sequences are from one Candidatus Eremiobacterota bacterium window:
- a CDS encoding aminopeptidase — protein MINVDFREVARSMVKALSIREGEVVSVRGGLHIAAFLEEIALEVQCAGASVMLEIISDHLARRVAFEVPLEYLKRASLPARKKIEITDCVISIGSSEDPLLLSDLPEERSLAMASAAMPIMKLFSEMKKTRKLRTLGMGFPTPGRAEFFGLPFEEYHDLFWRAVLIDLPAMRRRQKAIAPFLDNAKKVRIESEKGTAITLSLEGRPLLLDSGIFDEEDIAAGNLTTNWPCGEVWVAPVEESAEGVAVFDQVFHQGRRIKDLRLAFSKGRVVDFSAEENAGVFASMLREAEGDCDVMAELGIGTNPEVTKVTGDTILDEKILGSVHLAIGNNSSFGGNSTSTMHKDMVIMCPSLFVNEKPLILGGKFCV, from the coding sequence TTGATAAATGTTGATTTCAGAGAAGTGGCCAGGAGCATGGTGAAGGCCCTCAGTATCCGCGAGGGAGAAGTGGTAAGCGTGAGGGGCGGCCTTCATATTGCGGCCTTCCTCGAGGAGATAGCCCTGGAGGTTCAATGTGCCGGCGCTTCAGTGATGCTTGAGATCATAAGTGATCATCTTGCAAGAAGAGTTGCCTTTGAAGTGCCGCTGGAATACCTGAAGCGTGCTTCCCTGCCGGCCCGGAAGAAGATCGAGATCACCGACTGCGTCATCTCCATAGGCTCAAGCGAAGACCCCCTGCTGCTCTCCGATCTCCCCGAAGAGAGAAGCCTTGCCATGGCCTCCGCTGCAATGCCCATAATGAAGCTGTTCAGCGAGATGAAAAAGACCAGGAAGCTCCGCACCCTTGGCATGGGCTTCCCAACCCCCGGGAGGGCTGAATTCTTCGGCCTGCCTTTCGAGGAATACCATGATCTCTTCTGGCGGGCCGTTCTTATCGATCTCCCGGCGATGCGCCGCAGGCAGAAAGCCATTGCGCCGTTTCTCGATAATGCGAAGAAAGTCCGCATCGAGTCTGAAAAAGGCACCGCAATCACGCTGTCACTGGAGGGAAGGCCTCTGCTGCTGGACTCGGGGATATTCGACGAGGAGGATATCGCCGCGGGAAACCTCACCACCAACTGGCCCTGCGGAGAGGTATGGGTTGCCCCCGTCGAGGAGAGCGCCGAAGGGGTGGCTGTTTTTGACCAGGTATTCCACCAGGGCAGGAGAATCAAGGACCTGCGGCTTGCCTTCAGCAAGGGCAGGGTAGTCGATTTTTCGGCGGAAGAAAACGCCGGCGTGTTTGCCTCAATGCTCCGTGAAGCTGAAGGGGACTGCGACGTGATGGCAGAGCTTGGCATAGGCACCAACCCCGAGGTGACAAAGGTCACAGGCGACACAATCCTCGATGAGAAGATTCTTGGCTCAGTCCACCTTGCAATCGGCAACAACAGCAGCTTCGGGGGGAACAGCACCTCGACCATGCACAAGGATATGGTGATAATGTGCCCGTCGCTCTTTGTAAATGAGAAGCCCCTTATCCTGGGGGGGAAATTCTGCGTGTAA